The genomic window GATAGTGTTAACTTGTAGTGATGAAAGAGTGTAAGTGTGAAAGAATGAGATTGATATTACCATTGTGCGTTTTCCAAAAATTCTTGACTACCCAAAAACCTTAGACCTACCACAAGAAGGGCATTTGGGATAAGGGAAAGAGAAGTTTTTGTGTTTGTGAGAATGGGAAAGTTTGAAGGAATGATGGCAGAGTTTGCAAAGGAATTGTTGGTTACCGTATTTGTCATGACCGTTTTTGTAAAAGCTGGTGGAATAACGTTTTGGCAAGAGAGCATTGAGTTATCCCTATCGGGATACCTCCTTTGTCAAGAGTAGGTTGGGGGGTGTCCCATCTTTATAAGAATAATGCGGTTTTTGGAAAGTTTCAATACTTTTAGTTAACATTATCAAATTTGTGGCGGGTGGTAAAGTGCAAGAGATATTTAAAAAATATAAAGAAAGGTTGGTTAATTTAAGCGGCAGAAACAGAAGTTTGGTGATGAAAAAGATATATAAAAAGCATTCATTTGATTTGTATCTATTAAAGAACTTTCAAGATAATATAGATAAAGATATCTTGAGATTTCTTTTCTCTAGAAATAAAGGAAGAATTAAGATTCTACAAGACCCATATATTTGGCAAAATCAACAAATAGCTATTCTTCAAACAAATATAAATAATCAAATTAAGGAAGCAATAGAAAAACTACAAATAGCAGATAAGGTGAAGTTAGAAGAAGAAAAACAGAAGATAAAATTTAAATATCAAGAAAAATTCGAAAATGAAAAGCGAAGAATAGAAGCACAAGCAGAAACACTTATAACTTATTCAAATTCATTAAATTACCTAAATAAAGAGATATTGTCTACTGAAAAGGAAACAGGTAGATACGAAATGTATATTGGATATCCTTTTGTTGAAGGATGTTTAAAGGACGAAACATTTGTAAGGGCTCCACTTTTGCTTTTTCCTGTAAAGATATTTAAAATGGGAGATGAATGGTTTCTTGAAAATATTTTAGATGAGAATGTAATGATAAATAAAGTATTGTTAGTGGCATTTTCTAAATTCAATGGTGTACAATTAAATGAAGAAATAGAAAATGAATTTGATGAATTATCAAGTTTAGGGTTTGATGATTTAAACAATATTGTAAGTTATTTAAATAAGATGGGTATAGAGTTAAAAATGTCGGAAAGAACAGAAGTTCAAAGATTTATCGAAATAAAGGCAGATACAGATAGAGTAACTGATTACGCAATAGGGGAATTGGTAATAAAGCCATATTTGATATTAGGACGCTTTCCAATAGCAAATTCAATATATGTTGATTATTTAAGATTAGAAAAAACTGATGAAGAAAATGAGTTGGTTAAAAAGCTATTGACTAATGAAGGTGTAAGAGATAATGGAGATACTGGTTATTTATTTAGTGATGAATCTGAGAAAATAAAAGAAGAGGATTTTTATTTTTTGACAGAATTAGATTTTAGTCAGGAAAAGGCTGTTAAAATGGCTGATTCAACAAAACAGCTTGTAATTTATGGTCCGCCTGGTACAGGTAAATCGCAAACTATCGCAAGTATAATATCTGATGCATTATCTAAAGAAAAAAAGGTGCTGATGGTTTCAGAAAAAAGGGCTGCTCTTGATGTTATATATAACAGATTAGCGAAAATAAATTCAAAGATAGTTCTTCTGCATGATTCTAATAAAGATAAAAAGAATTTTTATGAAAAGGTTAAAAATGCTTTGGAAAATATAGAGGATAACTATATACAAACATCATATGGAAGAAAGATAAATACATTAAGTGAAATAAAGAAATATTCTGAAAGAGTAGATAACAATATTTCGAAATTAGAGGAACTTGCAGATTTCCTTCACAAGGAAAGAGAATTTGGATTATCATTACAAAAGATGTACTCAATGTCTAAAAAGATTGTTTCAAAGGAAGATGCTAGATATGAAATATTTAGGAAATTTAAAACGTGTAATTTTGTTGAAGCATATAAGTATGATGATGTAAAATCAAGCGTTGAAAACATACTTAAAGAAGGTGTTTTGGAAGATTATTTTAAATACAAAAGATACGTTTCTAATAATAGTATGATATTGAAAATAAGAGAAGGTTCAGATCGTTTCGATATAGATGATTATATCGATAAATTAACCAGTATAAAAAATGATTATAGTAACGCAGAGATTAAATTGGATTTAGATGAAATTTGTAAGGATAAGCTTTTAATTCTTTATAAAGAAAAACAAAATGTGCTGCCAGACGATATAACTGCTTTAAGTGAAGCTATAAATAAAGAGAGTAATAGAGAACTTTTAGTTAAATTAAACAATGGTAGATGGTGGAGCCTTATTTACTGGTTAAATTATAGTAAAAATAAGAAAATAGAAATGGAAAATAAAAAGGAATACGAAAGAAGGGGACAAGAAATATATAAAA from Fervidobacterium gondwanense DSM 13020 includes these protein-coding regions:
- a CDS encoding IS1/IS1595 family N-terminal zinc-binding domain-containing protein, whose translation is MPKRYSTSFYKNGHDKYGNQQFLCKLCHHSFKLSHSHKHKNFSFPYPKCPSCGRSKVFG
- a CDS encoding AAA domain-containing protein — its product is MQEIFKKYKERLVNLSGRNRSLVMKKIYKKHSFDLYLLKNFQDNIDKDILRFLFSRNKGRIKILQDPYIWQNQQIAILQTNINNQIKEAIEKLQIADKVKLEEEKQKIKFKYQEKFENEKRRIEAQAETLITYSNSLNYLNKEILSTEKETGRYEMYIGYPFVEGCLKDETFVRAPLLLFPVKIFKMGDEWFLENILDENVMINKVLLVAFSKFNGVQLNEEIENEFDELSSLGFDDLNNIVSYLNKMGIELKMSERTEVQRFIEIKADTDRVTDYAIGELVIKPYLILGRFPIANSIYVDYLRLEKTDEENELVKKLLTNEGVRDNGDTGYLFSDESEKIKEEDFYFLTELDFSQEKAVKMADSTKQLVIYGPPGTGKSQTIASIISDALSKEKKVLMVSEKRAALDVIYNRLAKINSKIVLLHDSNKDKKNFYEKVKNALENIEDNYIQTSYGRKINTLSEIKKYSERVDNNISKLEELADFLHKEREFGLSLQKMYSMSKKIVSKEDARYEIFRKFKTCNFVEAYKYDDVKSSVENILKEGVLEDYFKYKRYVSNNSMILKIREGSDRFDIDDYIDKLTSIKNDYSNAEIKLDLDEICKDKLLILYKEKQNVLPDDITALSEAINKESNRELLVKLNNGRWWSLIYWLNYSKNKKIEMENKKEYERRGQEIYKKLLNDKEKIDAFKKKFDFIRDIVVEDEYEELIKSIYDLKDLSGYIDKLIDGLSIYEDFMKTIARLNWLSDKEKNILDFVYEITNDLNHARKIVNDIEEYFILYNINKIENQEKDKITLYGKCYDLVGDSKKYMARKRELIAQYIVEKWDSIFINTRNRDFNRYKEFERQAQKKKMLWPIRQYANEFKDMLFDLFPCWLLTPETASEVLPLVNGLFDIVIFDEASQIFVENAIPAIYRGKRVVIAGDDKQLRPTSVFKVRFDDDEEYEDLEVAAALEEESLLDLAKVKYDSVHLIYHYRSKYQELINFSNYAFYGGRLKISPNVEKTDISKFKPIERIKVNGRWIKKTNIEEAEKVVELVKDILKNRKENETIGIITFNITQRDLIDEMLDNEASNDPYFEQLLLKERDRLENGEDKSLFVKNIENVQGDERDIIIFSIGYAPNENGKILANFGSLSVDGGENRLNVAISRAKKKIYVVTSIEPEELNVDSTKNNGPKLLKKYLQYAREVSNGNKEMVETILNSILDSDLSPNTQKTFDSDFEQEVYDALVERGYHVDTQVGVAGYRIDLAIYDPNTSRYILGIECDGATYHSSKSARERDIHRQRFLESRGWNIIRIWSRDWWENPQREIDEIEGFLKDMIEAFA